The following proteins come from a genomic window of Oceanibaculum indicum P24:
- a CDS encoding TetR/AcrR family transcriptional regulator, whose translation MAKGRPRSFDMDEALDRALNLFWTKGYEGTSLSDLTQAMGISPPSLYAAFGNKEELFRRALDRYMQETIDFDGIMSAPTAREVAERMLHISTQMDPERPAGCLLVQAALSCSEASDSVRKELIARRKAGEDALRTRFERAVREGDLPATADPALLAGYLTVTAEGMAVHAASGASPETLRGIANAALQAWSVLIAGDKRSASLPGEAAD comes from the coding sequence ATGGCTAAGGGCCGTCCCCGCTCATTCGATATGGACGAGGCTCTCGACCGTGCCCTGAACCTGTTCTGGACCAAGGGCTACGAGGGTACCTCGCTGTCCGACCTGACGCAGGCGATGGGCATCAGCCCGCCAAGCCTCTATGCCGCCTTCGGCAACAAGGAGGAGCTGTTCCGCCGTGCGCTCGACCGGTACATGCAGGAAACCATCGACTTCGACGGCATCATGAGCGCGCCGACCGCCCGCGAAGTGGCGGAAAGGATGCTGCATATCAGCACCCAGATGGACCCGGAACGCCCGGCTGGCTGCCTGCTGGTGCAGGCGGCGCTGTCCTGCTCGGAAGCCTCCGACTCGGTACGCAAGGAGCTGATCGCCCGCCGCAAAGCCGGAGAGGACGCCCTGCGTACCCGTTTCGAGCGTGCCGTGCGCGAGGGCGACCTGCCGGCAACTGCCGACCCTGCCCTGCTGGCCGGTTACCTGACGGTCACCGCCGAGGGCATGGCCGTTCATGCCGCCAGCGGTGCCAGTCCAGAGACGCTGCGCGGCATTGCCAACGCCGCCCTCCAAGCCTGGTCCGTGCTGATTGCCGGCGACAAGAGAAGCGCTTCCCTGCCGGGTGAGGCGGCGGATTAA
- a CDS encoding xanthine dehydrogenase family protein molybdopterin-binding subunit → MTAMRVSRRAVLQGAVGLTLALQLPLGGKARAATPAKGGTFAPNAFVRVGADDTVTVLVKHIEFGQGPFTGLSTLVAEEMDADWAQMRAEHAPANVELYKNLAFGVQGTGGSTAIANSYMQMRQAGATARALLVQAAAARWKVPAGEITIERGQLRHPSGKTGRFGEFAEAASGLPVPEKVALKDPSAFKLIGREGQALRKLDTAAKVNGTAEYTIDIQTPGMLTVVVARPPRFGAKLVRFDDSAARKVRGVVDVKQLSSGVAVYAEGMWPALKGREALSVEWDDSTAETRSSEAMIEEYRALAKKPGVVAGAHGDADAAFGDGAKIVEAEYIFPYLAHAPMEPLDGYLEWDGQTARARFGSQLQTLDHMGIAKVLGLEPGRVTVETLLSGGSFGRRAQGKSEFAVELAEAAKAIGPNRPVKLVWSREDDITGGYYRSIFVHRMKGAIRDGRITGWSNTVVGQSLASGTALEEMLVRDGVDITSVEGARELPYKVANFRCDLHTVVSPVPVLWWRSVGHTHTGYAVECFIDRLLEETGQDPVEGRLALMADKPRLAGALREVAKLADWSGSRPAEGRARGVAAVESFGSYVAQIAEVSMGDNGPRVHKVWCAIDCGVAVNPDVIRAQIEGGIGYGLGHVLYAEVALDGGQPVQRNFDTYRSLRIDEMPEIEVVIVPSTEAPTGVGEPGVPPIGPAVANAMARLGVGRPERLPMVRETA, encoded by the coding sequence ATGACTGCTATGCGCGTTTCCCGCCGTGCCGTGCTGCAAGGCGCTGTCGGCCTCACCCTCGCCCTGCAATTGCCGCTGGGCGGTAAGGCACGGGCCGCCACCCCGGCAAAGGGCGGCACTTTCGCGCCGAACGCCTTCGTGCGGGTCGGCGCTGACGACACCGTGACCGTGCTGGTGAAGCATATCGAGTTCGGCCAGGGGCCGTTCACCGGCCTCAGCACCCTGGTCGCCGAGGAGATGGACGCCGACTGGGCGCAGATGCGTGCCGAGCATGCGCCTGCCAATGTCGAGCTTTACAAGAACCTGGCCTTCGGCGTGCAGGGCACCGGCGGCTCTACCGCCATCGCCAATTCCTACATGCAGATGCGCCAGGCAGGCGCCACGGCCCGCGCCTTGCTGGTGCAGGCGGCTGCGGCGCGCTGGAAGGTGCCAGCCGGCGAGATCACCATCGAGCGCGGCCAGCTGCGCCATCCGTCGGGCAAGACCGGCCGGTTCGGTGAGTTCGCCGAGGCCGCATCCGGCCTGCCGGTGCCGGAGAAGGTGGCGCTGAAAGACCCGTCTGCCTTCAAGCTGATCGGCAGGGAAGGGCAGGCGCTGCGCAAGCTGGACACCGCGGCCAAGGTGAACGGCACAGCGGAATACACCATCGACATCCAGACGCCCGGCATGCTGACCGTGGTGGTCGCCCGGCCGCCGCGCTTCGGTGCGAAGCTGGTGCGGTTCGATGACAGTGCGGCCCGCAAGGTGCGCGGTGTCGTCGATGTGAAGCAGCTGTCCTCCGGCGTCGCGGTCTATGCCGAGGGCATGTGGCCGGCGCTGAAGGGGCGCGAAGCACTGTCCGTCGAGTGGGACGACAGCACCGCCGAGACGCGCAGCAGCGAGGCGATGATCGAGGAATACCGGGCACTCGCCAAAAAGCCGGGCGTGGTCGCCGGGGCGCATGGCGATGCTGATGCGGCCTTTGGCGATGGCGCGAAGATCGTTGAGGCGGAATATATCTTCCCCTACCTCGCCCACGCGCCGATGGAGCCTCTGGACGGCTATCTGGAATGGGACGGGCAGACGGCCCGCGCCCGCTTCGGCAGCCAGCTGCAGACGCTGGACCATATGGGCATCGCCAAGGTGCTGGGGCTGGAGCCCGGCAGGGTGACGGTGGAGACGCTGCTCAGCGGCGGCAGCTTCGGCCGGCGAGCGCAGGGTAAGTCCGAGTTCGCTGTGGAACTGGCAGAAGCGGCGAAGGCCATCGGCCCGAACCGCCCGGTGAAGCTGGTCTGGAGCCGCGAGGACGACATCACCGGCGGCTATTACCGCTCCATCTTCGTGCACCGCATGAAAGGCGCGATCAGGGACGGCCGGATCACCGGCTGGAGTAACACCGTCGTCGGCCAGTCGCTGGCGAGCGGCACGGCGCTTGAGGAGATGCTGGTGCGTGACGGCGTCGATATCACGTCCGTCGAAGGCGCGCGGGAACTGCCCTACAAGGTCGCCAATTTCCGCTGTGACCTGCACACGGTGGTATCCCCGGTGCCTGTGCTCTGGTGGCGTTCGGTCGGCCATACCCATACCGGCTATGCGGTCGAATGCTTCATCGACCGGTTGCTGGAGGAGACCGGACAGGACCCGGTCGAGGGCCGTCTGGCGCTGATGGCGGACAAGCCGCGTCTGGCCGGTGCGCTGCGGGAAGTCGCGAAGCTTGCCGACTGGTCGGGCAGCCGTCCGGCGGAAGGACGGGCGCGCGGTGTGGCGGCGGTCGAGAGCTTCGGCAGCTATGTCGCGCAGATCGCCGAGGTCTCGATGGGCGATAACGGGCCGAGGGTGCACAAGGTCTGGTGCGCCATCGATTGCGGCGTCGCCGTTAATCCGGACGTGATCCGGGCGCAGATCGAAGGCGGCATCGGCTATGGCCTGGGCCATGTGCTCTATGCCGAGGTGGCCCTGGATGGCGGCCAGCCGGTGCAGCGCAACTTCGATACCTACCGTTCGCTGCGCATCGATGAGATGCCGGAAATCGAGGTCGTCATCGTGCCCTCGACAGAGGCACCCACGGGTGTCGGTGAGCCAGGCGTGCCGCCCATCGGCCCCGCCGTTGCCAATGCGATGGCCCGGCTGGGCGTTGGCCGGCCGGAGCGTCTGCCGATGGTGCGGGAGACCGCGTGA
- a CDS encoding (2Fe-2S)-binding protein, whose amino-acid sequence MSTTLKVNGQTHSVDVDDDTPLLWVLRDTLGLTGTKFGCGMAQCGACTVFVDGVAQRSCVFPVSALADSEVTTIEAITSPEARAVQAAWTAHDVPQCGYCQSGQVMSAVALLTENRKPTDADIDAAMNGNLCRCATYVRIRAAIHDAARSLEG is encoded by the coding sequence ATGTCCACCACGCTCAAGGTCAACGGCCAGACGCACAGCGTCGATGTCGATGACGATACCCCCTTGCTCTGGGTCCTGCGCGACACGCTGGGCCTGACCGGCACCAAATTCGGCTGCGGCATGGCGCAGTGCGGCGCCTGCACCGTCTTCGTGGATGGCGTGGCGCAGCGTTCCTGCGTCTTCCCGGTCTCGGCCCTCGCCGACAGCGAGGTGACCACCATCGAGGCGATCACCAGCCCCGAGGCGCGCGCCGTTCAGGCCGCCTGGACCGCGCATGACGTGCCGCAGTGCGGTTATTGCCAGTCCGGCCAGGTGATGAGCGCCGTCGCCCTGCTGACAGAGAACCGCAAGCCGACCGACGCGGATATCGACGCGGCAATGAACGGCAATCTGTGCCGCTGCGCCACCTATGTCCGCATCCGGGCCGCGATCCACGACGCCGCCCGTTCTCTGGAGGGCTGA
- a CDS encoding TetR/AcrR family transcriptional regulator, translating to MNEICETSALTKMEQVADAARRLFARYGYKRTSMDDIAREAGVAKATLYLHFKGKDDVFRTMMRRTADLVLTRCDAALTSGAPFAERLEGVLGAYYGTWIDLFGDPAHWGELVLVKTQIAMDQAKELEGLYIDRFRGFLAKAEADGEIDLSRAGTDADQLCQTLMQAALGAKSGTPPTQEEFRQRMRNIARLAAAALTR from the coding sequence ATGAATGAAATTTGCGAGACAAGTGCGCTGACCAAGATGGAGCAGGTCGCCGATGCGGCGCGCCGGCTGTTCGCCCGCTATGGCTACAAGCGCACCTCGATGGATGATATTGCGCGTGAGGCCGGCGTTGCCAAGGCCACGCTCTATCTGCATTTCAAGGGCAAGGACGATGTGTTCCGCACGATGATGCGGCGCACTGCCGATCTGGTGCTGACGCGCTGCGACGCGGCGCTGACCAGCGGCGCCCCCTTCGCCGAACGTCTGGAAGGCGTGCTGGGTGCCTATTACGGCACCTGGATCGACCTGTTCGGCGACCCGGCCCATTGGGGCGAGCTGGTGCTGGTGAAGACGCAGATCGCCATGGACCAGGCGAAGGAGCTGGAAGGCCTGTATATCGACCGGTTCCGGGGCTTCCTGGCCAAGGCGGAAGCTGATGGCGAGATCGACCTGTCGCGCGCCGGCACCGATGCCGACCAGCTCTGCCAGACGCTGATGCAGGCGGCCCTGGGCGCCAAGAGCGGTACCCCGCCGACGCAGGAGGAATTCCGCCAGCGGATGCGCAACATCGCCCGGCTGGCCGCCGCCGCCCTGACGCGCTGA
- a CDS encoding oxygenase MpaB family protein has translation MDMPHDYREGHAAAVLKNPVLADRYVAHTMLGDPLADAAVAELSRHAPQLAQEWVRLGMDEGAARLAEAPPVVRDFFIESEKVPDWFDEAATLPGCRAFYRNSEMFVGAFVAAVLIEGFSTLISRSFSITGRMVDQGVRRLKQNNRQLVEIFLPGGLDRYGEGWKLSVRIRLVHARIRQLLAQSDEWESAAWGTPLSSAHIAFATAAFSGLLLKRARMLGVELSAEERDAFMTIWRYAGHLMGVDPALQCATEEEALTLYEIGAMCEPPISLDSILLANGLINSAPLVAGIEEPAARRRLARRIYRVSRAMIGDEMADALRYPALNTTGTLLLFRLKGRAERLMHRYFPKLAQHRQLSQFQTMLNVSHYADQGIGYRLPGHVHAEKDGTI, from the coding sequence ATGGATATGCCGCACGACTATCGCGAAGGCCATGCCGCCGCGGTCCTGAAGAACCCGGTTCTCGCCGACCGCTACGTCGCGCACACCATGCTGGGCGACCCGCTGGCCGACGCGGCGGTGGCGGAATTGTCCCGCCATGCGCCGCAGCTGGCACAGGAATGGGTGCGCCTCGGCATGGATGAGGGGGCCGCCCGGCTGGCGGAGGCGCCGCCGGTGGTGCGCGATTTCTTCATAGAATCCGAGAAAGTGCCGGACTGGTTCGACGAGGCCGCGACGCTGCCGGGCTGCCGGGCCTTCTACCGCAATTCCGAGATGTTCGTCGGCGCCTTCGTCGCCGCCGTGCTGATCGAGGGGTTCTCGACCCTTATCAGCCGGTCCTTCAGCATCACCGGTCGCATGGTCGATCAGGGTGTGCGGCGGCTGAAGCAGAACAACCGGCAACTGGTCGAAATCTTCCTGCCCGGCGGGCTTGACCGCTATGGCGAAGGCTGGAAACTGTCGGTCCGTATCCGCCTTGTCCATGCCCGCATCCGCCAGCTTCTCGCCCAGTCGGACGAGTGGGAATCGGCGGCCTGGGGTACGCCGCTCAGCTCCGCCCATATCGCGTTTGCGACGGCGGCCTTTTCGGGCCTGCTGCTGAAGCGCGCGCGCATGCTGGGCGTCGAGCTGTCGGCGGAGGAGCGCGACGCCTTCATGACGATCTGGCGCTATGCCGGTCATCTGATGGGGGTCGATCCCGCCCTGCAATGCGCAACCGAGGAAGAGGCGCTGACGCTGTACGAGATCGGGGCGATGTGCGAACCGCCGATCAGCCTCGACTCCATCCTGCTGGCGAACGGGCTGATCAATTCCGCGCCGCTGGTGGCCGGCATAGAGGAGCCGGCGGCGCGGCGGCGCCTGGCCCGGCGCATCTATCGCGTGTCGCGGGCGATGATCGGCGACGAGATGGCGGACGCACTGCGCTACCCCGCCCTCAACACGACAGGGACGCTGCTGCTGTTCCGCCTGAAGGGCCGGGCCGAACGCCTGATGCACCGCTATTTCCCGAAGCTGGCGCAGCACCGCCAGCTCAGCCAGTTCCAGACCATGCTGAACGTGTCGCACTATGCCGATCAGGGTATCGGCTACCGGCTGCCCGGCCATGTGCATGCGGAAAAGGACGGTACGATATGA
- a CDS encoding sulfotransferase, producing MKPNIIPPVLILSTGRCGSTMVSEMLNRHPDVLSLSEFFVPLGQNGFAWENPTGERMWQTLSQQSPSLHAMLKDGLVVDEGLYPHDDPNSRFSAHDMPPVIATTLPHLTPDYEALYDALERFVRPLPKAPLADQYRALFGYLMDRFGRRVWVERSGGSLMLAAKLLRLFPEARVVHVFRDGRDTAISMSRHHNFRVLLAIHKKCRRLGLDLRRDFLKDRGSPAGIWLEKLFFSVVDTGKLLREEPELAEFGALWSDMILTGEKMLGHLPPERLLNLRFEDVQQAPREKLSELIRFIDPSLHNEAWLEETAAMLRPTRAKYTDLPAPQQAALTRACAPGLRHLGYAA from the coding sequence ATGAAACCCAACATTATTCCCCCCGTCCTGATCCTGAGTACCGGGCGCTGCGGCTCCACCATGGTGTCGGAGATGCTGAACCGGCATCCCGATGTGCTGAGCCTGTCGGAATTCTTCGTGCCGCTGGGGCAGAACGGCTTTGCCTGGGAAAATCCGACGGGCGAACGGATGTGGCAGACGCTGAGCCAGCAATCGCCATCGCTGCACGCCATGCTGAAGGACGGGCTTGTCGTCGATGAGGGACTGTATCCGCATGACGACCCCAATTCCCGTTTCTCGGCGCACGACATGCCGCCGGTGATAGCAACCACGCTGCCGCACCTGACGCCCGACTATGAGGCACTGTATGACGCGCTGGAGCGCTTCGTGCGGCCGCTGCCGAAAGCGCCGCTGGCGGACCAGTACAGGGCGCTGTTCGGCTATCTGATGGACCGGTTCGGCCGGCGGGTCTGGGTCGAGCGTTCCGGCGGATCGCTGATGCTGGCGGCCAAGCTGCTGAGGCTGTTCCCCGAGGCCCGGGTGGTGCATGTCTTCCGGGACGGGCGTGATACCGCCATCTCCATGAGCCGGCATCACAATTTCCGCGTGCTGCTGGCGATCCACAAGAAATGCCGGCGGCTGGGTCTCGACCTGCGGCGCGACTTCCTGAAGGATCGCGGCAGCCCTGCCGGCATCTGGCTGGAGAAGCTGTTCTTCAGCGTCGTCGATACCGGCAAGCTGCTGCGCGAGGAGCCGGAGCTGGCGGAGTTCGGCGCGCTGTGGAGCGATATGATCCTGACCGGCGAGAAGATGCTAGGCCATCTGCCGCCCGAACGGCTGCTCAACCTGCGGTTCGAGGATGTGCAGCAGGCGCCGCGCGAGAAGCTGTCGGAGCTGATCCGCTTCATCGATCCGTCCCTGCACAACGAGGCGTGGCTGGAAGAGACGGCGGCGATGCTGCGCCCGACCCGCGCGAAATACACCGACCTGCCCGCCCCGCAACAGGCCGCGCTCACCCGTGCCTGTGCACCGGGGCTCAGGCATCTGGGTTATGCGGCATGA
- a CDS encoding catalase family protein: MNGGCPLHGIDLEAVLRIAARTFQHPRPDGTLPRQFHEKTHACLSGTLRINPPDNPALRHGLFAQAGRYPATIRFSSSFFADDEVPDGRGMAIRLTGVDGAPGGQQDFILISQATAPFRHSADAAALFAALDGVPRMTPFSLLSRSYILPGFDPRRLRWHYLQLLFSTGFTHARRRGLHRLAYYSITPYRLGESAAKYICRPDAGAWDGLRGYRRSFTERLQAALDRGGFGFDFCLQPRASESDPIDDAGVTWKGPEFPVGRLEIPAQDVSAGLTLSDGLAFNPWNCLPDHEPLGSLNLLRRHAYAESAKRRNANTP, from the coding sequence ATGAATGGGGGCTGCCCCCTGCACGGCATAGATCTGGAAGCTGTCCTGCGGATCGCCGCCCGCACCTTCCAGCACCCACGGCCGGACGGCACCCTGCCCCGGCAGTTTCACGAAAAGACCCACGCCTGCCTGTCCGGCACGCTGCGGATCAATCCGCCGGATAATCCGGCCCTGCGGCACGGCCTGTTCGCTCAGGCCGGTCGCTATCCCGCCACGATCCGTTTTTCCAGTTCCTTCTTCGCCGACGACGAGGTGCCGGACGGGCGTGGCATGGCCATCCGGCTGACCGGCGTGGACGGCGCCCCCGGCGGGCAGCAGGATTTCATCCTCATCAGCCAGGCGACCGCCCCGTTCCGCCACTCGGCCGATGCCGCCGCCCTGTTCGCCGCGCTGGATGGCGTGCCCCGGATGACGCCGTTCAGCCTGTTGTCGCGCAGCTATATCCTGCCGGGCTTCGATCCCCGCCGCCTCCGCTGGCATTATCTGCAGCTGCTGTTCTCGACCGGTTTCACCCATGCCCGCAGACGCGGGCTGCACCGGCTTGCCTATTACAGCATCACCCCCTACCGGCTGGGGGAGAGTGCGGCGAAATATATCTGCCGCCCGGATGCTGGTGCCTGGGACGGCCTGCGCGGCTACCGGCGGAGTTTCACCGAAAGGTTGCAGGCGGCCCTCGACCGGGGTGGCTTCGGTTTCGATTTCTGCCTGCAGCCCCGCGCGTCCGAAAGCGACCCCATCGACGATGCGGGTGTGACCTGGAAGGGGCCTGAGTTCCCCGTCGGTCGGCTGGAAATCCCGGCGCAGGATGTGAGCGCGGGCCTCACGCTTTCAGACGGGCTGGCCTTCAATCCCTGGAACTGCCTGCCCGACCATGAACCGCTGGGGTCGCTGAACCTTCTGCGGCGGCATGCCTACGCGGAATCGGCGAAGCGGCGGAACGCCAACACGCCTTAA
- a CDS encoding PepSY-associated TM helix domain-containing protein: MIELSQARSKRLLAVHGWSGTVLGLALYVVILTGAVVVFAHEIGTWSVSGSRAEQPLAVPMDAKLRELAAQVDPEYLDDINLFHNAAGHISAFFHTHGVKEDGHPMEKGVRFTFDPVTGETLTRQEGYADEFEEPVSGLERFLVDLHVNLHAPNPIGLYLTGILGFVMLAAAVSGFLLHRHLIKDLFVAPRLSSRLLNARDRHILAGSWGLPFAFVLAFTGAFLSFAGSIGLMTISMVAFGGDQEKLIETIVGTPEGEDATPAPLANLDAMLRQAAEKSHSAPAFVSIMHYGRADARVFSFHLAGEGELQSQQHVFKGSDGSYLGPKPTLGTKPSAGDAAFTLVSVLHFGTFAGLLSRVIWFALGLAMCYVTLTGLQLWLRRREDSQLWRRLGRSVPIVGYGLPIALAASGIGYLLALPAGAVLFWTPAGFLIASGLAIILGCILRDEALLYRLYRGLLGASLLALPVLRWLTGGTGWGPLMANGNDIVVLLDLALATGGIGYLYLSIARRPAPQWGADKRPVAAE; this comes from the coding sequence ATGATCGAACTCTCACAGGCACGAAGCAAAAGGCTGCTGGCGGTGCATGGCTGGTCCGGCACGGTGCTGGGGCTGGCGCTCTATGTGGTGATCCTCACCGGCGCGGTGGTGGTCTTCGCACACGAGATCGGCACCTGGTCGGTCAGCGGCAGCCGGGCAGAGCAGCCGCTAGCGGTGCCGATGGACGCGAAGCTCCGCGAACTGGCCGCGCAGGTCGATCCGGAATATCTGGACGACATCAACCTGTTCCATAACGCCGCCGGGCACATCAGCGCCTTCTTCCACACGCATGGCGTGAAGGAGGATGGTCATCCGATGGAAAAGGGCGTGCGCTTCACCTTCGATCCAGTAACCGGCGAGACGCTGACGCGCCAGGAAGGCTATGCCGACGAATTCGAGGAGCCGGTCAGCGGGCTGGAACGTTTCCTGGTCGATCTGCATGTGAACCTGCATGCGCCCAACCCGATTGGCCTCTATCTGACAGGCATTCTGGGCTTTGTCATGCTGGCGGCCGCCGTCTCCGGCTTCCTGCTGCACCGCCATCTGATCAAGGACCTGTTCGTGGCGCCGCGCCTGTCGAGCCGCCTGCTGAATGCCCGCGACCGCCACATCCTGGCGGGCAGCTGGGGCCTGCCCTTTGCCTTCGTGCTGGCCTTCACCGGCGCCTTCCTCAGCTTTGCCGGCTCCATCGGCCTGATGACCATCAGCATGGTGGCGTTCGGCGGCGACCAGGAAAAGCTGATCGAGACCATCGTCGGGACGCCCGAGGGGGAGGATGCCACCCCGGCCCCGCTGGCCAATCTGGATGCGATGCTGCGGCAAGCCGCCGAGAAGTCGCACTCCGCGCCGGCCTTCGTGTCGATCATGCATTATGGCCGCGCCGATGCGCGGGTCTTCTCCTTCCATCTTGCCGGCGAAGGCGAACTGCAGAGCCAGCAGCATGTCTTCAAGGGCAGCGACGGTTCCTATCTCGGACCGAAGCCCACCCTCGGCACCAAACCTTCGGCGGGCGATGCCGCCTTCACCCTGGTCAGCGTGCTGCATTTCGGCACCTTCGCCGGCCTGCTGTCGCGGGTGATCTGGTTCGCGCTGGGGCTGGCCATGTGTTACGTCACGCTGACTGGCCTGCAGCTCTGGCTGCGGCGGCGCGAGGACAGCCAGCTGTGGCGCCGGCTTGGACGGTCCGTGCCGATCGTCGGCTATGGGCTGCCGATCGCGCTGGCCGCCAGCGGCATCGGATACCTGCTGGCGCTGCCCGCCGGAGCCGTGCTGTTCTGGACGCCCGCCGGCTTCCTGATCGCCTCCGGCCTCGCCATCATCCTCGGCTGCATCCTGCGCGATGAGGCGCTGCTGTACCGGCTCTACAGGGGGCTGCTGGGTGCCTCCCTCCTCGCCCTGCCCGTATTGCGCTGGCTGACCGGCGGTACCGGCTGGGGTCCGCTGATGGCAAACGGCAACGATATCGTGGTGCTGCTCGACCTGGCGCTGGCGACTGGCGGCATCGGCTATCTCTATCTGTCCATCGCCCGCCGACCCGCTCCGCAATGGGGCGCCGACAAGCGCCCGGTAGCCGCCGAATGA
- a CDS encoding LysR family transcriptional regulator produces the protein MRYADLEAFLVVARTRSFRRAAQERGVTGPALSQSVRNLEEELGLRLLNRTTRSVSPTEAGELLVSLLEPAFEDVQSAIAQVKSLSGQPSGVVRVSVPAPALEHLIMPHAPAFLAAYPRVSLELISDARVIDIVAEGFDAGVRLGLEMANDMIAMPLGKPEVYDVVASPDYLARHGQPLHPEDLASHDCIRIRFPSGVIFSWRFEVAGVEFVMTPEGRLILNDARHVVSAAIAGAGIARLARHYTEPHVQAGRLVRLLEDYAATLPAWHIYYPSRRYVPPALRAFLDFYRGILERA, from the coding sequence ATGCGCTATGCCGATTTGGAGGCTTTCCTGGTGGTGGCACGGACGCGCAGCTTCCGGCGGGCCGCCCAGGAGCGCGGCGTGACAGGCCCGGCGCTCAGCCAGTCCGTGCGGAACCTCGAAGAGGAGCTGGGACTGCGCCTGCTGAACCGCACGACGCGCAGCGTCTCGCCGACCGAGGCCGGCGAATTGCTAGTATCGCTTCTGGAGCCTGCCTTCGAAGACGTTCAGTCAGCCATCGCCCAGGTCAAAAGCCTGAGCGGCCAGCCCTCCGGCGTGGTGCGGGTCAGCGTGCCGGCACCGGCCCTGGAACATCTCATCATGCCCCATGCGCCGGCCTTCCTGGCGGCCTATCCCAGGGTGTCGCTGGAGCTCATCTCGGACGCGCGGGTCATCGATATCGTGGCGGAAGGCTTCGATGCCGGCGTCCGGCTGGGGCTGGAGATGGCGAATGACATGATCGCCATGCCGCTCGGCAAGCCGGAGGTCTATGATGTCGTGGCCAGCCCGGACTATCTCGCGCGGCACGGCCAGCCGTTACATCCTGAGGACCTTGCCAGTCATGACTGCATCCGGATTCGCTTTCCCAGCGGCGTCATCTTCTCCTGGCGCTTCGAGGTGGCGGGCGTGGAATTCGTGATGACGCCCGAAGGCCGGCTGATCCTGAACGACGCACGGCATGTCGTCTCCGCCGCGATTGCCGGCGCCGGCATTGCCCGTCTGGCGCGGCACTATACCGAGCCGCATGTCCAGGCCGGCCGGCTGGTCCGACTGCTGGAAGACTATGCTGCAACCCTGCCGGCCTGGCACATCTATTACCCCAGCCGGCGCTATGTGCCGCCGGCCCTGCGTGCCTTCCTCGATTTCTACCGGGGCATTCTCGAAAGGGCGTGA
- a CDS encoding (2Fe-2S)-binding protein, whose translation MISLSINNQRVDVETDPGTPLLWVLREHLGLVGTRFGCGAGMCGACTVHIDGTAYFACQTPVGDVADGQVVTIEGLSDQGDHPVQRAWIAEQVPQCGYCQSGQIMRAAALLARNPKPSREEIVEEMSANLCRCGTYARIVRAIERAAEEA comes from the coding sequence ATGATCAGCCTGAGCATCAACAACCAGCGCGTTGACGTAGAGACCGACCCCGGCACGCCGCTTCTGTGGGTATTGCGGGAGCATCTCGGCCTCGTCGGGACGCGCTTCGGCTGCGGCGCCGGAATGTGCGGCGCCTGCACGGTCCATATCGATGGCACGGCGTACTTCGCCTGCCAGACCCCGGTGGGCGATGTGGCCGATGGCCAGGTGGTGACCATCGAGGGGCTGTCGGACCAGGGCGACCATCCGGTTCAGCGCGCCTGGATCGCCGAGCAGGTGCCGCAATGCGGCTACTGCCAGTCCGGGCAGATCATGCGCGCCGCCGCGCTGCTGGCGCGCAACCCGAAGCCGAGCCGGGAGGAGATTGTCGAGGAAATGTCGGCAAACCTCTGCCGCTGCGGCACCTATGCGCGCATCGTACGGGCCATCGAACGCGCAGCCGAGGAGGCCTGA